TACCTCCATCCTTCACTCGGATACAAAGACGAAGAGAACGTCATCGTATTTTCCGAAATCGGCGAGCATCCGTTCAGAGTCAAAACGACGGAGAAAGTACGCCCCGACTGTGTACTCATTCACGCCGGGACCTACGGCGTCAATTACCTCACGCCGGATATCGAAAGCGAGGAGGGAGACAACGCCTGTTTTCAGGAGGTCAAAGTGAAAATCCGCCGAGAGGGCGAAGAATAAGGGCACCTCCAACAATCCATGATTAAGAAAAATTTAAAAAATATGCTATAATTCCATCAGGCACGGCGGATGCTTGCATGACGCAAGTCATGAGGAAAGTCCGGGCTGCAGTGAAGCAGGGTTCCGTCTAACGGACGGCCACCGGAAGGTGAGGGACAGTGCAACAGAAAGCAGACCGCCATCCGGAAAATTGGCACACAACAAAGCGGTGCCAGCACCGCAGGCCCGCTGCCGAAGCGGACCCAGTGTCGACATAGCGAGCAGGGGCCTTACTCCTGCCGCGCAATTTTCGGATGGTAAGGGTGAAACGGTGGGGTAAGAGCCCACCAGCGCCTTGGGCAACCTTGGCGGCTATGTAAACCCAACCCGCAGCAAGAAGGGTATGGTATAAGCTTCACAACTTGGGCCCTTCGCTTGAGCGTCATGGCGACATGACGTGTAGATAAATAAGCATCCTCGACATAACCCGGCTTACAGCCGTGCCTAATAATCCCTCTTCTACACTTTAATCAATAAAATCAATAATATAAACTGATTTTAATTTGTTATTCTTTATACTGCTTTCATCTTGCATCCAAGGAATCTACAGATGAAAAAAGGCGTTTCTTTTCTTTTTGCCACGGCAATTGTCTCTTCCGTTGTCATGGCGGATCATCATGCTATCCACTGGGGCTACAGCGGCCACGGCGGGCCGGAACAGTGGGGACAGCTCTCTGACGATTACAAAATGTGCATGATCGGTAAAAACCAGTCTCCCATCGACATCCGAACCGATACTGCCTACAAAACCGAACTGCCGGCGATCCGGTTCGATTACCACACTGCGACCGAAGATGTGGTGGACAACGGCCATACCGAGCAGGTCGACATCGAGGCCGGCAGCGGCATCACGATCGACGGCATCACATTCGAGTTGAAGCAGTTTCACTTCCATACACCCAGCGAAAACCGCATCGACGGAAGATCCTTCCCGCTGGAGGCTCACTTCGTCCATGCCGATGCACACGGCAACCTGGCGGTCGTGGCGGTGATGTTCCAATACGGCAAAGCCAATCCGATTCTGGCCAAAATCTGGAGCAAAATGCCCAAACATGCGGGCAGAAAACACCATTTGAGTATGACGGCAGACGATGTCAAACATCTGCTTCCCAAAAACAGAGCCTACTACCGTTTCAACGGCTCTTTGACCACGCCGCCCTGCTCCGAGGGGGTCCGTTGGCTTATTCTCAAGCATCCGGTTACTGTCTCCAAAGCCCAGGTCCGGGAGTTCGCCAACATCATGGGAGATGCCAACAACCGTCCCGTTCAACCTCTCAATGCTCGTATTATTCTGAAGTAGGCGATGTACGACCCTTTCGATATTCCTACACGCAAAACGACGCGGCGGAAACCCTTCCGCCCCCGGTGTAAATCCTGTCGCACCAACAAATACATCGTTCCCGTCGTTTACAGTGTCGAGGTCACCAAAGAGCTTCTGAAAAAAGAGAAGAAAGGCGAACTGAAGATAGGTGGCAATGCCAGAAGCGTCGATGCGCCCAACTGGTACTGCATGCGTTGCGGGGGGAGCTTTCTGCGCTAAGTCGTAAGTCGTTTGTCGTTGGGGTGCTGATAGCGGTTTTTATAAATTACCAACGACCAACGACCACTCACCTTTTTATAGAAATTCTTTACGCAGCGCCTCTTTGTCGATGCTTCGACTGTGGAGTGATTTTCTCGGCATGTTGGGATTGAAAACGATCTGAGCCGGCAGCATATAGTTGGGGAGATGTTTTTTCAGTTCGAAAAGGATCTCGTTTTTCGGCAGCTCTCTTTTGCCCCCGTAGACCATGACGATCTCCTCCTCGATTTCCTCGTTTGGTATCGAAAAAACGACGCATTCGGTGATTTCGGGTATGTTCGCATAGACGACACTTTCGATCTCGTAGGGGCTGACACGGTAGCCCTGGGTCTTGATCATATCGTCCTTGCGGCAGACGAAATAGATGTATCCCTCTTCGTCTGCGTAGACATAGTCCCCGCTGGCCACGACGATTTCGTCGGTAAGCCGGCCTTCGGGTTCGAGGACCTTGTCGAGTATTCTGATACTTTTGAAACGTTTTTCGGTCTCTTCGGGTGCGTTCCAGTACCCCTTGTAGATACAGGCCCCGCGATGGATCAGTTCGCCGACTTCGCGGGGCTTGCACGCCTCTCCCTGATCGTTGATGATGTAGAGTTCCACGTCGGGCACCGCCTTGCCGATGGAGTTGGGGCGTATATGGATCTGTGCCGGATCGAGGTAGGCGGAACGAAACGCCTCGCTCAGGCCGTGCATCGAGTAGAACCTGGCATCGGGGAAGTGGGTCGTGATGTTTTTGATCATGAGCGGAGTGATGTTGCCGCCCGATGAAGTGATGGTTCGCAGTTTTTTAAAATGCTCGGGCTTCGGAATGCGGTGGGGGTCTTCGTCGAACATCTGGGTGATGTGGATAGGCATCAGCGGCAGGATTGTCACGCCGTCGTCGATGAGATGGGTGAAAAAATCGCTCGGAAGGACAAATTTGTGAATCGCGAGTGTCGCCCGATTGAAAAGCGCCGTGAATATCTGATTCAGACCGTAGTCCAGGTTGAAAGAGAGGATGCCGCTGATGACATCGTCGGCACGGATATCCAGATACTTCGATACGATGGCGGCTCCGTCGAAAAAGGCACGGTGGTTGATGACGATTCCCTTGGGATTGCCCGTCGAACTGAAAGTGTAGGTGATGGCGGCGTTGTCGTGTCCCTTGATCTCGCAGCTGT
This genomic interval from Hydrogenimonas urashimensis contains the following:
- a CDS encoding carbonic anhydrase — its product is MKKGVSFLFATAIVSSVVMADHHAIHWGYSGHGGPEQWGQLSDDYKMCMIGKNQSPIDIRTDTAYKTELPAIRFDYHTATEDVVDNGHTEQVDIEAGSGITIDGITFELKQFHFHTPSENRIDGRSFPLEAHFVHADAHGNLAVVAVMFQYGKANPILAKIWSKMPKHAGRKHHLSMTADDVKHLLPKNRAYYRFNGSLTTPPCSEGVRWLILKHPVTVSKAQVREFANIMGDANNRPVQPLNARIILK
- a CDS encoding AMP-binding protein; the encoded protein is MTVNTVRELLENAARYHPEKTAITLGSEHYTYAQLLERVNQVAHYLTTLSLPRGSRIGIYSNKSCDQAIAILAIMSTEHIFVPITRLLKPEQVKHIIEDCGIVCIITDTQKIETVKATGFSGKIVSYTPTDASDVSFEEIYKCYTGEHSCEIKGHDNAAITYTFSSTGNPKGIVINHRAFFDGAAIVSKYLDIRADDVISGILSFNLDYGLNQIFTALFNRATLAIHKFVLPSDFFTHLIDDGVTILPLMPIHITQMFDEDPHRIPKPEHFKKLRTITSSGGNITPLMIKNITTHFPDARFYSMHGLSEAFRSAYLDPAQIHIRPNSIGKAVPDVELYIINDQGEACKPREVGELIHRGACIYKGYWNAPEETEKRFKSIRILDKVLEPEGRLTDEIVVASGDYVYADEEGYIYFVCRKDDMIKTQGYRVSPYEIESVVYANIPEITECVVFSIPNEEIEEEIVMVYGGKRELPKNEILFELKKHLPNYMLPAQIVFNPNMPRKSLHSRSIDKEALRKEFL